From a single Erpetoichthys calabaricus chromosome 1, fErpCal1.3, whole genome shotgun sequence genomic region:
- the LOC114647271 gene encoding zinc transporter 1-like has translation MNRRGKQLLFKLLLTFLVFVGQAAVSRLSGSMALLGSSFHILADAMAMATSVLNSLVASMRHSSVRSRNTFGWARAEVMGKLVNAVFITTLCFIITLEALNRFMKPSPLGRPLALLLAGSMGLIMTLICLLMYWSDSQSSKMERSLRSARRDTAKMDKQDRAHGLQDSLISHAQASDEQPTKQACPGDTVHQVKTKPAVVKPRGISPWVRNVLGSLSVVFTSLLFNAFCGEESICYKNCVSAVEHCHLVHRHPVTAEVTKPRSGVCWPLYVDPTLCLINVFILIHSIFPAMQEATLILLQTVPRHVDLTKLETDLYNISGVLGIHELHVWQLVGNRSVATLHVKCICSESYLDMIRKIRACFQSVGIHAVTVQPEFVSQEIQLFNVDSNTGESLSCELPCSKQCTSKQCCTGPKLSPMTSKCDTSGLDPWDLLTSEATCSSRSFLDADFILGLRETTL, from the exons ATGAATCGTAGAGGTAAGCAGCTGCTTTTCAAACTGCTGCTGACGTTTCTGGTGTTTGTAGGCCAGGCAGCAGTTAGTCGACTAAGTGGTTCAATGGCCCTGTTGGGGAGTTCTTTTCACATCTTAGCTGATGCCATGGCTATGGCAACAAGTGTGCTGAATTCCCTAGTAGCTTCAATGAGACATTCTTCTGTCAGAAGCCGGAATACCTTTGGATGGGCCCGGGCAGAGGTGATGGGGAAGCTGGTGAATGCTGTGTTCATTACAACTCTGTGTTTCATAATTACTTTGGAAGCCTTAAACCGATTCATGAAGCCGAGCCCACTTGGACGACCCTTGGCTCTGCTGTTGGCAGGAAGCATGGGTCTTATAATGACCCTGATTTGCCTACTGATGTACTGGAGTGATTCACAAAGTTCCAAGATGGAAAGATCGCTGAGAAGTGCTAGACGGGACACAGCAAAGATGGACAAGCAGGACAGGGCACATGGGCTACAAG ACTCCTTGATCAGTCATGCACAAGCCTCTGATGAACAACCCACCAAGCAAGCCTGCCCTGGAGACACTGTCCATCAAGTAAAGACAAAGCCAGCTGTTGTCAAGCCAAGAGGTATTTCACCGTGGGTGAGGAATGTTCTGGGGTCCTTAAGTGTGGTCTTCACTTCTCTGCTgttcaatgcattttgtggagAAGAAAGCATCTGTTACAAAAATTGTGTGTCTGCAGTAGAACACTGCCACTTGGTCCACAGACACCCTGTCACAGCTGAGGTGACTAAGCCGAGGTCAGGGGTCTGTTGGCCTCTGTATGTTGACCCCACGTTATGTCTCATCAACGTATTTATCTTGATTCATTCTATATTTCCTGCTATGCAAGAAGCCACACTTATCCTTCTACAGACAGTGCCCAGGCACGTGGACCTTACCAAGCTCGAAACTGATTTGTACAACATTTCAGGGGTCTTAGGCATTCATGAACTACATGTCTGGCAGTTGGTGGGAAACCGCTCTGTGGCTACACTGCATGTCAAGTGTATATGCTCCGAATCGTATCTGGACATGATAAGAAAAATAAGAGCCTGCTTTCAATCTGTGGGCATTCATGCTGTCACTGTGCAACCTGAATTTGTCTCCCAGGAAATTCAATTATTTAATGTGGACTCCAACACCGGTGAAAGTTTGTCCTGCGAATTACCATGCTCAAAGCAGTGCACAAGCAAACAATGCTGCACAGGACCAAAACTGTCACCAATGACATCAAAATGTGACACTTCAGGACTAGATCCGTGGGACTTGCTGACATCAGAGGCCACATGCAGCTCAAGGTCTTTTCTGGATGCTGACTTTATTTTAGGCCTCAGGGAGACCACATTGTAG